Proteins encoded in a region of the Pseudomonas sp. PDNC002 genome:
- a CDS encoding LysR family transcriptional regulator has protein sequence MALPDLNLLVALNILLEEGSVVGAARRMHLSAPAMSRTLSRIREAVGDPIMVRAGRNLVPTPRALQLREEVSDLVEHAMRLFNAKENLRMDQLERCFVLRSNNVLVGGFASRMLAVMKEEAPRCSLRIAPEADFDDEALRQNRIDLYIGATSTLEPEIRTQTLFTTNFVGLARRDHPIFDDEITPERFASFPQISVSRRGRTIGPIDEELANLGLRREIRLTAPTFHSSIFALLESDLVLPIAEHSLWRLDRLGFALRQFDIPLPLKSVVILQAWHPRFDNDPAHSWLRQTVKRVCIELRESSGLLS, from the coding sequence ATGGCCCTGCCCGATCTCAACCTGCTGGTCGCCCTCAATATCCTGCTGGAAGAAGGCAGCGTGGTTGGCGCCGCGCGGCGCATGCACCTCAGCGCGCCGGCAATGAGCCGCACCCTGTCGCGCATCCGCGAAGCGGTGGGCGACCCGATCATGGTTCGTGCCGGGCGCAACCTGGTGCCGACACCCCGCGCCCTGCAATTGCGCGAGGAAGTCAGTGACCTGGTGGAACACGCCATGCGCCTGTTCAACGCCAAGGAAAACCTGCGCATGGACCAGCTCGAACGCTGTTTCGTGCTGCGCTCCAACAACGTGCTGGTGGGCGGCTTCGCTTCGCGCATGCTGGCAGTGATGAAGGAAGAAGCGCCGCGCTGCAGCCTGCGCATCGCTCCCGAAGCCGACTTCGACGACGAAGCCCTGCGGCAGAACCGCATCGACCTCTACATCGGCGCCACCTCGACGCTGGAGCCGGAAATCCGCACGCAGACGCTGTTCACCACCAACTTCGTCGGCCTGGCGCGGCGCGACCATCCGATCTTCGACGACGAGATCACTCCGGAACGCTTCGCATCCTTTCCGCAGATCAGCGTCTCCCGCCGCGGCCGAACCATCGGGCCGATCGACGAGGAGCTGGCGAACCTGGGCCTGCGCCGCGAAATCCGCCTCACCGCGCCGACCTTCCACTCCTCGATCTTTGCCCTGCTGGAGTCCGACCTGGTACTGCCCATCGCCGAGCATTCGCTGTGGCGCCTGGACCGCCTGGGCTTCGCCCTGCGCCAGTTCGACATTCCGCTGCCGCTGAAATCCGTGGTGATCCTCCAAGCCTGGCATCCACGCTTCGACAACGACCCGGCACACAGCTGGCTGCGGCAGACGGTGAAGCGTGTGTGCATCGAATTGCGCGAGAGCTCCGGCCTGCTGAGCTGA